Below is a window of bacterium DNA.
TAAAAAAGTGAAATCTGCACGCATAAAATATAAGGTGGTCAGTAAATTTTGTGGCTACCTTTTTTCTACTTGCCAATAAAGAAAACTTTGTGTTAATATCAGAGACTGAATTTATATAAACGCACATCCTTTGATCTCAGCCAATGGTGCGTCTTCTTTAGGACGTTTTGGCGGGAAGCGATGAGGGTGGAGGATAAAACCAAAAAAAAGGAGAAAGGCATGTCGACTATTCCAGTTAAATACCTCTTAGAGGCAGGGGTTCATTTTGGACACCAGACACACAGATGGAATCCAAAAATGGAAGAATTTATTTTTGGGCAGAAAAGAGGTCTGCATATCATAAATCTTGAAAGAACTGTTCAAAAGATAGAGAAAGCATATGAATTCTTAGTGAATTTAGCTGCGCAGGGAAGATCTATTTTATTTGTCGGTACAAAGAGGCAGGCTCAAATAGCTATTGCTGAACAAGCAACAAGATGTGGAATGTATTATGTCAATCAGCGCTGGCTGGGTGGCACACTTACAAACTTTCAGACGATCCGTAAGAGTATAAATCGATTGCTTGAAATTGAACAAATGGAGGAAAAGGGGGAATTTGACTTACGACCTAAGAAAGAAGTTATCAGATTAAATAAAGAAAAAGATAAGCTTAATAAATATCTTAGGGGAATTAAGACAATGACTGAATTCCCAGGCGCATTATTTATAGTGGACACACAAAAGGAAAAGATTGCCGTTCTGGAGGCAAATAAGTTAAGAATTCCTGTAGTTGCAATTGTTGATACGAATTGTGATCCTGATAGAATAACCTATTCTATTCCTGGTAATGATGATGCTGTTAAGTCAATTGCAGTATTGACCACAAGAATGGCTGATGCGATTATTGAAGGGAAGAAAAAAATTCCTGAAGAGAAAAAGGAAAGAACAGATAAAAAGAAAGAGAAAGCAATAGAAAAAAAGGGAAAAGATATTTCTGAGGAGAAGACTAAAGAAGAGAA
It encodes the following:
- the rpsB gene encoding 30S ribosomal protein S2, with the protein product MSTIPVKYLLEAGVHFGHQTHRWNPKMEEFIFGQKRGLHIINLERTVQKIEKAYEFLVNLAAQGRSILFVGTKRQAQIAIAEQATRCGMYYVNQRWLGGTLTNFQTIRKSINRLLEIEQMEEKGEFDLRPKKEVIRLNKEKDKLNKYLRGIKTMTEFPGALFIVDTQKEKIAVLEANKLRIPVVAIVDTNCDPDRITYSIPGNDDAVKSIAVLTTRMADAIIEGKKKIPEEKKERTDKKKEKAIEKKGKDISEEKTKEEKVEEKIEKKEKVKQVKKESSKEQESGLKQKAKDSGEKKAIQTSKKATAKKKDNK